In the Phaseolus vulgaris cultivar G19833 chromosome 7, P. vulgaris v2.0, whole genome shotgun sequence genome, one interval contains:
- the LOC137830670 gene encoding folate synthesis bifunctional protein, mitochondrial-like produces the protein MSILKYLGTSRHKLFAAGKYPKVLSFSTFHTTPNSSVELHSQEEEIVIALGSNVGDRLHNFKEALKLMKNSGINITRHACLYETAPAYVTDQPRFINSAVRAVTKLGPHELLSTLKRIEKDLGRTDGIRYGPRPIDLDILFYGKYKVRSDILTVPHERIWERPFVMAPLMDLLGSAIDNDTVAAWHSFSGHSGGLSGLWEDLGSETLIGEEGMYRVIPVANGLLDWSKRTSVMGILNVTPDSFSDGGNFLSVESAVSQVRLMISEGADMIDIGAQSTRPMASRISVEEELGRLIPILEAVVSMPEVEGKLISVDTFYSEVALEAVSNGAHLINDVSAGQLDSNMFKVMADLDVPYVAMHMRGDPSTMQNSENLKYDNVCKEISSELYSRVREAEMSGIPAWRIITDPGIGFSKKTEHNLEILLGLPDIRKEIGTRSLSISHAPMLIGPSRKRFLGEICPRPAAERDPATIASVTAGVLGGANIVRVHNVKDNLDAVKLCDAILRQKSSHMKSRH, from the exons ATGAGTATTTTGAAGTATCTGGGGACGTCCAGGCATAAGCTTTTTGCTGCAGGAAAGTATCCTAAAG TACTCAGTTTTTCCACTTTCCACACAACTCCAAATTCCTCCGTGGAACTTCACTCACAAGAAGAGGAAATAGTGATTGCTTTGGGAAGTAATGTAGGTGACAGGCTGCATAACTTTAAGGAAGCCTTGAAATTGATGAAGAACTCAGGCATTAACATCACAAGACATGCTTGCCTGTATGAGACAGCGCCGGCATATGTTACTGATCAACCTCGCTTTATCAACTCAGCAGTTAGAGCTGTTACTAAACTTGGTCCACATGAATTACTGTCCACGCTAAAAAGAATTGAGAAAGACTTGGGCCGAACAGATGGTATAAGGTATGGTCCAAGGCCAATTGACTTAGATATTTTATTCTATGGTAAATATAAAGTCAGATCTGATATCCTCACTGTACCTCATGAAAGAATTTGGGAAAGGCCGTTTGTTATGGCTCCCTTGATGGATTTATTGGGATCAGCTATTGATAATGACACAGTTGCTGCCTGGCATTCATTTTCAGGCCATTCTGGTGGACTCTCTGGATTGTGGGAAGATTTAGGCAGTGAGACCCTTATTGGAGAGGAAGGTATGTACAGGGTAATTCCTGTTGCAAATGGTTTACTTGATTGGTCCAAGAGAACCTCTGTCATGGGGATCCTTAATGTGACTCCAGATAGTTTTAGTGATGGTGGAAATTTCCTGTCTGTGGAGTCTGCTGTTTCTCAGGTTCGGTTAATGATTTCAGAAGGAGCAGATATGATTGATATTGGGGCACAGTCTACTCGGCCGATGGCAAGTAGAATCTCTGTTGAAGAAGAATTAGGCAGATTAATACCAATCCTAGAAGCTGTAGTGTCTATGCCTGAGGTTGAAGGAAAGCTCATATCTGTGGATACTTTCTACTCTGAAGTTGCCTTAGAAGCAGTGAGTAACGGGGCTCATCTTATAAATGATGTATCTGCTGGGCAGTTAGACAGTAACATGTTTAAGGTCATGGCAGATCTTGATGTTCCTTATGTTGCAATGCACATGAGGGGGGACCCATCTACAATGCAAAATAGTGAAAACCTGAAGTATGATAATGTCTGTAAGGAAATATCATCAGAATTATACTCACGGGTCAGAGAGGCAGAGATGTCAGGAATACCAGCATGGAGGATTATCACTGACCCTGGCATTGGGTTCTCAAAGAAAACTGAACACAATTTGGAAATCCTCTTGGGACTACCTGATATCAGAAAAGAGATTGGCACAAGAAGTTTGTCCATCTCTCATGCTCCCATGCTAATTGGACCCTCGAGAAAGAGGTTTTTAGGTGAAATTTGCCCTCGTCCTGCAGCTGAGAGGGATCCTGCTACAATCGCTTCTGTCACAGCTGGTGTTTTAGGAGGGGCTAATATTGTTAGGGTGCATAATGTCAAAGATAATCTAGATGCAGTGAAGCTATGTGATGCAATTCTAAGACAGAAGAGTTCTCACATGAAATCTCGACATTGA
- the LOC137830671 gene encoding serine/threonine-protein phosphatase PP2A-4 catalytic subunit-like, with product MGANSLPSTESNLDLDEQISQLMQCKPLSELQVRALCEKAKEILMDESNVQPVKSPVTICGDIHGQFHDLAELFRIGGKFPDTNYLFMGDYVDRGYYSVETVTLLVSLKVRYPQRITILRGNHESRQITQVYGFYDECLRKYGNANVWKTFTDLFDFFPLTALVESEIFCLHGGLSPSIETLDNIRNFDRVQEVPHEGPMCDLLWSDPDDRCGWGISPRGAGYTFGQDISEQFNHTNKLKLIARAHQLVMDGFNWAHEQKVVTIFSAPNYCYRCGNMASILEVDDSKGHTFIQFDPAPRRGEPDVTRRTPDYFL from the exons ATGGGCGCCAATTCGTTGCCATCGACGGAATCCAACTTAGATCTCGACGAGCAGATCTCGCAGCTCATGCAATGCAAGCCGCTATCCGAGCTCCAG GTAAGAGCTTTATGTGAGAAGGCTAAGGAGATTTTGATGGATGAAAGTAATGTCCAG CCTGTGAAAAGCCCCGTGACAATTTGTGGTGATATTCATGGGCAGTTTCATGATCTTGCAGAACTATTTCGAATTGGAGGGAAG TTTCCAGATACTAATTACTTGTTTATGGGTGATTACGTGGACCGGGGTTATTATTCAGTCGAAACTGTAACA CTTCTTGTGTCACTGAAAGTGCGATATCCTCAGCGAATTACTATTCTTAGAGGAAATCATGAAAGTCGTCAG ATCACTCAAGTATATGGCTTTTACGATGAGTGCCTCAGAAA GTATGGTAATGCTAATGTTTGGAAGACCTTCACAGACCTTTTTGATTTCTTTCCATTGACTGCATTG GTTGAATCTGAAATATTCTGTTTGCATGGTGGGCTTTCACCTTCAATTGAGACTCTTGATAACATAAGGAACTTTGATCGTGTTCAAGAAGTTCCTCATGAAGGGCCAATGTGTGATCTGTTGTGGTCTGACCCTGATGATAGGTGTGGCTGGGGGATTTCTCCTCGAGGTGCAGGATATACTTTTGGCCAG GATATATCCGAACAATTTAATCACACAAACAAGCTTAAGTTAATTGCTAGAGCTCATCAGCTGGTTATGGATGGATTTAACTGGGCTCAT GAACAGAAGGTGGTTACCATTTTTAGCGCGCCTAACTACTGTTACCGATGTGGGAACATGGCTTCCATTTTGGAGGTTGACGATTCCAAAGGCCACACATTTATCCAG TTTGACCCTGCTCCCAGAAGAGGAGAGCCCGATGTTACCCGTAGAACGCCTGATTACTTTCTATGA
- the LOC137830672 gene encoding fatty acyl-CoA reductase 2, chloroplastic, with protein sequence MVALSIGYSYSSSLLSKLIGVPQKSNVVNSSRRKTNVVYCQGGGNVIKSSGLSSVLTERSSLVGTDNAATTLMEAGSLVLSQNGKTQAEIAVKDLVPYGGPTTLIGLEDGTGIVKFLRGKKFFITGATGFLAKVFIEKILRTEPDVGKMYLLIKADNKQAAMDRLQNEIINTDLFRCLQQVHGKSYQAFMLSKLVPVVGNICEHNLGLDEDISNVIEEEVDVIVNSAANTTFDERYDTAININTLGPCRLMNIAKKCKNLRLFLHVSTAYVNGQRQGRIMERPFSIGECIAKEKFISEISPKYLPTLDIEGEINLVSNYKGDIEDSLLAQKMKEIGLERARRYGWQDTYVFTKAMGEMMIDKLRGDIPVVIMRPSVIESTFSEPFPGWMEGNRMMDPIVLCYGKGQLTGFLVDPNGVLDVVPADMVVNATLAAMARHGVSQKSDLNVYQIASSVVNPLVFQDLAKLLYEHYSSSPWIDSKGRPIQVPLMKLFSSTEEFSGHLWRDAIQKRGLTAMASSKGKMSQKLENMCRKSVEQANYLANIYEPYTFYGGRFDNSNTQRLMESMSEEEKRKFGFDVKSIDWKDYITNVHIPGLRRHVMKGRGMSSH encoded by the exons ATGGTGGCCTTGTCCATAGGATATTCTTATTCCTCAAGTTTACTCAGTAAACTCATTGGAGTGCCACAAAAGAGTAATGTTGTGAACTCTTCAAGGAGGAAAACAAATGTTGTGTACTGCCAGGGGGGAGGGAATGTGATCAAGTCCTCAGGCTTGTCTTCTGTGCTGACAGAAAGATCATCATTGGTTGGCACAGATAATGCAGCAACAACTCTAATGGAGGCAGGGAGCTTGGTCTTGTCACAAAATGGGAAAACTCAGGCAGAGATTGCAGTGAAGGATTTGGTGCCTTATGGTGGACCAACAACATTGATAGGCTTGGAAGATGGAACAGGAATTGTCAAATTTCTGAGAGGGAAAAAGTTTTTCATTACTGGTGCAACTGGTTTTCTAGCCAAAG TTTTCATTGAGAAGATTCTAAGGACAGAACCAGATGTGGGAAAAATGTACCTTCTGATCAAGGCAGATAATAAGCAAGCTGCTATGGATAGATTGCAAAATGAA ATCATAAACACAGACCTTTTCAGATGCCTTCAACAAGTCCATGGAAAATCATACCAAGCCTTTATGTTGAGCAAGCTAGTTCCTGTTGTGGGCAATATTTGTGAACACAATCTTGGACTAGATGAAGATATATCGAATGTTATTGAAGAGGAGGTAGATGTCATTGTAAATTCTGCAGCTAATACAACatttgatgaaag ATATGACACTGCTATCAACATAAACACCTTAGGGCCATGCCGTCTCATGAACATTGCCAAAAAGTGCAAGAACCTTAGGCTATTTCTTCATGTTTCAACAG CTTATGTCAATGGACAAAGGCAAGGTAGGATAATGGAAAGACCCTTTAGCATTGGAGAGTGCATAGCAAAAGAAAAGTTTATATCTGAAATTTCACCAAAATACCTTCCCACATTGGACATCGAAGGAGAGATAAATCTGGTTTCAAATTACAAAGGGGACATTGAAGACAGCTTACTAGCTCAGAAGATGAAGGAGATTGGTCTAGAGAG GGCCAGAAGATATGGGTGGCAGGATACTTATGTGTTCACAAAGGCTATGGGAGAAATGATGATTGACAAATTGAGAGGAGATATTCCAGTTGTTATAATGAGACCAAGTGTCATTGAGAGCACTTTCAGTGAACCATTTCCTGGGTGGATGGAAGGAAATAG GATGATGGATCCAATAGTTCTCTGCTATGGGAAAGGTCAGCTAACAGGTTTCTTGGTAGATCCAAATGGAGTACTAGATGTG GTCCCAGCTGACATGGTTGTGAATGCAACCTTAGCAGCAATGGCAAGGCATGGTGTGAGCCAAAAGTCAGATCTTAATGTGTACCAAATTGCTTCATCAGTGGTGAACCCCCTAGTCTTCCAAGACCTGGCAAAGCTTCTATATGAACATTACAGTTCCTCACCATGGATTGACTCAAAGGGTAGGCCAATTCAAGTTCCATTGATGAAGTTGTTTAGTTCCACAGAAGAATTCTCTGGTCACCTGTGGAGAGATGCAATTCAGAAAAGAGGCCTCACAGCTATGGCCTCCTCAAAGGGAAAGATGTCTCAAAAACTTGAAAACATGTGCAGAAAGTCAGTGGAGCAAGCAAATTACTTGGCCAACATTTATGAACCATACACATTTTATGGTGGAAG GTTTGATAACAGTAACACACAAAGATTGATGGAAAGTATGtctgaagaagaaaagaggaaGTTTGGGTTTGATGTAAAGAGCATTGATTGGAAAGACTATATAACCAATGTCCATATACCTGGTTTAAGGAGACATGTGATGAAGGGAAGAGGAATGAGTAGCCACTAA
- the LOC137830674 gene encoding histone-lysine N-methyltransferase ATXR4: MAVTSSFSRRFFVKPFPFFSFNFSFSTASSAPPPIRVALTDSVGRAVFATRPIAAADLIHTASPAVCHPYSARAACYYCLAALPHSQPLRAPFCSQHCHQRSKGYYDVEMKANWVAFDDYCGTRGLKYPFLVKRLACMVISGDARSDTLDILQPTNFTPEMVSEMEEEFVLLRNAFMETLIGDDHIAFLTKQWYINVLARIRINAFRIELAVGLYEDLLSLAVASVEAEAAVGNAVYILPSFYNHDCDPNAHIIWIDNAHAKLKALRDIDEGEELRICYIDASLDRDARRELLFRGFGFQCNCSRCLHGD, encoded by the exons ATGGCAGTGACTTCTTCATTCTCACGTCGCTTCTTCGTAAAACCgtttccctttttctccttcaatttctcaTTCTCCACCGCTTCGTCGGCGCCGCCGCCGATCCGAGTTGCGCTCACCGACTCTGTGGGCCGCGCCGTCTTCGCCACGCGCCCCATCGCCGCCGCCGACCTCATCCACACCGCCAGCCCCGCCGTTTGCCACCCCTACTCCGCCCGAGCCGCCTGCTACTACTGTCTCGCCGCGCTCCCACACTCCCAACCTCTCCGCGCGCCCTTTTGCAGCCAACACTGCCACCAACGATCCAAG gGATATTACGATGTTGAGATGAAAGCAAATTGGGTGGCTTTTGATGACTATTGTGG GACTCGTGGTTTGAAGTATCCCTTTCTGGTAAAGCGATTGGCTTGCATGGTCATATCAGGAGATGCCAGAAGTGACACTCTTGACATACTCCAGCCTACCAATTTTACGCCTGAGATGGTATCAGAG ATGGAAGAGGAGTTTGTCTTGCTAAGGAATGCCTTCATGGAGACACTTATTGGAGATGATCATATTGCTT TTTTAACTAAGCAATGGTACATTAACGTTTTGGCTCGAATTCGAATCAATGCATTTCGCATTGAGTTGGCCGTGGGACTGTATGAAGATCTTCTTTCATTAGCTGTTGCATCTGTGGAAGCTGAGGCTGCTGTTGGAAATGCTGTCTATATACTTCCCTCCTTCTACAATCATGATTGTG ATCCTAATGCACACATCATATGGATAGATAATGCTCATGCAAAATTGAAGGCACTCCGTGACATTGATGAAG GTGAAGAACTCAGAATCTGCTATATTGATGCCAGCCTGGACCGCGATGCCCGAAGAGAGCTACTGTTTCGAGGTTTTGGTTTTCAATGCAACTGTAGTCGGTGCTTACATGGCGATTAG